A section of the Leptotrichia sp. HSP-342 genome encodes:
- a CDS encoding YraN family protein: MNKREIGFKYENVAKEYLILQGLTFVESNFYTRFGEIDLIFFEKKSQTLVFVEVKYRKNDFFGSAIEMVTEDKQNKILASSQIYLLKKEWDKNVRYDIVGVSRGSNSIEWLKNAF; the protein is encoded by the coding sequence ATGAATAAAAGGGAAATTGGGTTTAAGTATGAGAATGTGGCGAAGGAATATTTGATTTTGCAAGGGCTTACGTTTGTTGAGAGTAATTTTTATACTAGGTTTGGGGAGATTGACTTGATTTTTTTTGAAAAGAAGAGTCAGACGCTGGTGTTTGTGGAGGTCAAATATCGGAAGAATGATTTTTTTGGATCGGCAATTGAGATGGTGACGGAGGATAAGCAGAATAAGATTCTTGCAAGTTCACAAATTTATCTTTTAAAAAAGGAATGGGATAAAAATGTAAGGTATGATATTGTTGGAGTAAGTCGTGGCTCTAACAGTATTGAGTGGTTAAAAAATGCGTTTTGA
- a CDS encoding zinc ribbon domain-containing protein has protein sequence MRNDEKCCKCGEEMFEMKKVAIPTKKVAGTQIAIDTFYLKICKNCGYTEMYSTKIVQKVEDPVEGY, from the coding sequence ATGAGAAATGATGAGAAATGTTGCAAATGTGGAGAAGAAATGTTTGAAATGAAAAAGGTGGCAATTCCTACAAAAAAAGTTGCTGGAACGCAGATTGCCATTGATACATTTTATTTGAAAATATGTAAAAATTGCGGATATACAGAGATGTACTCAACTAAAATAGTTCAAAAGGTTGAGGATCCAGTTGAGGGATATTAA
- a CDS encoding ComF family protein produces the protein MELVEYGIVSKDTKNILKSLKKLRKLNNIYYVWDYNKEFKRLIYSYKYNHRKIMAKLIAELIKEEFYYVLKREKIDVVVSVPVSRKRKNERGYNQVDEILNCLKVNYVRIERIKNTKKMAGILDEEERNRNIEGAFRVSKNVDLSNKKILILDDIVTTGATLREIKNSILRQFDNKDKKNGNNIKITVFCLAAAREIKVNRGEI, from the coding sequence GTGGAATTAGTTGAGTACGGTATTGTATCGAAAGATACGAAAAATATTCTGAAAAGTCTGAAAAAATTGCGGAAATTAAATAATATTTATTATGTGTGGGACTACAATAAGGAGTTTAAGAGGTTAATTTATTCTTATAAATATAATCATAGAAAAATCATGGCAAAATTGATTGCTGAATTGATAAAGGAAGAATTTTATTATGTTTTGAAACGTGAAAAGATAGATGTTGTCGTGAGTGTGCCTGTCAGCAGGAAAAGAAAGAATGAAAGAGGGTATAATCAGGTTGATGAGATTCTGAACTGTCTGAAAGTGAATTATGTTCGGATTGAGAGAATAAAAAATACAAAAAAGATGGCTGGAATTTTAGACGAAGAGGAAAGGAACAGGAATATTGAGGGAGCTTTCAGAGTTTCTAAGAATGTTGACTTGAGCAATAAAAAAATTTTGATACTTGATGATATTGTAACGACAGGAGCTACGCTTAGGGAAATAAAAAATAGCATTTTAAGGCAATTTGATAATAAAGATAAAAAAAATGGAAATAATATAAAAATTACCGTTTTTTGTCTGGCTGCGGCTAGGGAGATTAAGGTAAATAGAGGAGAAATATGA
- a CDS encoding alpha-amylase family glycosyl hydrolase has translation MSFKLKMKFLLFLVSSVVSFSAQNENFQMNIKNNDINNREDYLINAVKRKNKNKQENIENSENNETGQSEENSTESLKYSQRNDGVIDLNSLVHKEDSEFRVLNGNNVKIMLRTKNNDVYSAEVVYSGGKKMMRGIGNYGGNEIFMAEIPSNVSSYYFVLTDDKTKYYMGRNITKNPANVEKFEYSRSTKLTTIPEWARGSVGYQIYIDSFRNGDVDNDAIFNEFGTDDFSEPTGEIRSGTSKKDLVLAYWGGNEKPQFSLNEWNSNYEEKNEWEENTLNDVQNYTRYYGGDLQGIIDKLDYIKNLGVEYIILSSPFYSLSNHKYDTIYFNHVDPYFGYIEQTGTSKGLDIKAKVHNNNGDKELNLLIFNPETDKNLLDEDLLNVKSWIWTDSDLQLASLVKQAHQKGMKVVLEVAPDTTSSRFFARNNKEFSNWYLKDTVLDLKNPQVRNYIENAMKKWILGPDETFKKDVYDDGIDGIRYVYYDNENKEYLAQITENLKKYKPDLLITGEVSNSITKDVEDGIYDSGADYNIVNNIIKYTVNTNPSYRIGGVEFATKLNEIYNRYSSNRFNMTQVFIGSLDTDRIFSGMINPNRVYDRNNQSDQGYLNIRPDLYDGTAVSKLKRVVAMQMMLPATPVIYYGDEKGMWGADSPRNRKPMLWEDYAPYDPETDSISKYKDRLRSFPSVVEVNEVQKWISYPVNSNADIENHYKALLKVRKEHKNLFKNGKLRILEVYSDPKTRGRIDSEISDYLTDQNRRAKLYQGRDFTPARPNTDFISYEISAGNESMIIVVNNGADEYPLSLQVPKLFGFYRNQLNLKENYAISDKKIQINVKPYEVKVLYSNAKNMFDSFRQNKN, from the coding sequence ATGAGTTTTAAATTAAAAATGAAATTTTTATTGTTTTTAGTAAGTTCAGTTGTTTCATTTTCTGCACAAAATGAAAATTTTCAAATGAATATTAAAAATAATGATATAAACAATCGTGAAGATTATTTGATTAATGCAGTAAAAAGAAAAAATAAGAATAAACAGGAAAATATTGAAAATTCAGAGAATAATGAAACAGGGCAAAGTGAGGAAAATTCAACAGAATCATTGAAATATAGCCAAAGAAATGATGGAGTTATTGACTTGAATTCGTTAGTTCATAAGGAAGATTCTGAATTCAGGGTACTTAATGGAAATAATGTAAAGATTATGTTAAGAACGAAAAATAACGATGTTTATTCTGCCGAAGTTGTCTACAGTGGCGGAAAAAAAATGATGCGTGGAATTGGAAATTATGGTGGTAACGAGATTTTTATGGCTGAAATTCCAAGCAATGTGTCAAGTTATTATTTTGTATTAACTGATGACAAGACAAAGTATTATATGGGAAGAAATATTACGAAAAATCCTGCAAATGTAGAGAAATTTGAATATTCACGTTCTACAAAGCTTACAACGATTCCAGAATGGGCTAGAGGCTCAGTTGGATATCAGATTTATATTGATTCGTTTAGAAATGGCGATGTGGATAATGATGCGATTTTTAATGAATTTGGGACAGATGACTTTTCAGAGCCTACTGGAGAAATTCGTTCAGGAACATCTAAGAAAGACTTAGTGCTGGCATATTGGGGTGGAAATGAAAAACCGCAGTTTTCTTTGAATGAATGGAACAGTAACTATGAGGAAAAAAATGAATGGGAAGAAAATACGCTAAATGACGTGCAGAACTACACACGTTACTATGGTGGGGATTTACAGGGAATAATTGACAAACTTGACTACATCAAAAATCTTGGTGTGGAATACATAATTCTATCATCGCCATTTTATTCGCTTTCAAACCATAAATATGATACGATTTATTTTAATCATGTGGATCCGTATTTTGGATACATTGAGCAGACTGGAACATCAAAAGGGCTTGATATAAAGGCAAAAGTTCATAATAACAATGGGGATAAGGAATTAAACTTGCTTATTTTCAATCCTGAAACGGATAAAAATTTACTTGACGAGGATTTACTTAATGTAAAAAGCTGGATTTGGACAGATTCTGATTTGCAGTTGGCAAGTCTTGTAAAACAGGCTCACCAGAAAGGGATGAAAGTAGTTCTGGAAGTGGCTCCTGATACAACGTCAAGCAGATTTTTTGCTAGAAATAATAAAGAATTTTCTAACTGGTATTTAAAGGATACTGTGCTTGACTTAAAAAATCCGCAAGTTAGAAATTATATTGAAAATGCGATGAAAAAATGGATTTTAGGACCTGATGAGACTTTTAAAAAAGATGTATATGATGACGGAATTGACGGAATAAGATATGTTTATTACGACAATGAGAATAAGGAATATCTTGCGCAAATTACAGAAAATTTGAAAAAATATAAACCTGACTTGCTAATTACAGGAGAGGTTTCAAACAGTATTACAAAAGATGTTGAAGATGGGATTTACGATAGCGGTGCAGATTACAATATAGTTAATAATATCATAAAATATACTGTAAATACTAATCCAAGCTACCGTATCGGCGGAGTAGAATTTGCTACAAAACTGAATGAAATTTACAACAGATATTCAAGTAACCGTTTTAATATGACACAAGTATTTATTGGTTCTCTTGATACAGATAGAATCTTTAGTGGAATGATAAATCCAAATAGAGTTTATGATAGAAATAATCAATCGGATCAAGGATACTTGAATATTCGTCCTGATTTGTATGACGGAACAGCTGTAAGTAAGCTGAAAAGAGTCGTTGCAATGCAAATGATGCTGCCTGCTACACCAGTTATCTATTACGGTGATGAAAAGGGAATGTGGGGAGCAGATTCGCCACGAAATAGAAAACCTATGTTGTGGGAAGATTACGCACCATACGATCCTGAGACAGATAGTATAAGTAAATATAAAGACAGACTTAGAAGTTTTCCTAGTGTTGTGGAAGTAAACGAAGTTCAAAAATGGATTTCGTATCCTGTAAATAGCAATGCAGATATAGAAAATCATTATAAAGCCTTACTAAAAGTCAGAAAAGAACATAAAAATCTGTTTAAAAATGGTAAATTAAGAATCCTTGAAGTTTACAGTGATCCCAAAACACGAGGTCGTATTGATTCAGAAATATCAGATTATTTAACTGATCAGAATAGACGGGCAAAATTGTACCAAGGGCGTGATTTTACACCAGCAAGACCAAATACAGACTTTATTTCCTACGAAATTTCAGCTGGAAATGAATCAATGATAATTGTAGTAAATAACGGAGCAGACGAATATCCATTATCATTGCAGGTACCAAAATTATTTGGATTTTATCGAAATCAGCTGAACTTAAAAGAAAATTACGCAATTTCTGATAAAAAAATTCAAATTAACGTAAAACCTTATGAAGTCAAAGTTTTATATAGTAATGCAAAAAATATGTTTGATTCATTTAGGCAAAATAAAAATTAA
- a CDS encoding thymidine kinase: MIQNSKIGTLEVVTGSMFSGKSEELIRRLRRAEYAKQKIVAFKHAIDNRYGEEGVFSHGNDSFRAYPVSDVSQMEEIMEKNVDAEVIGIDEVQFFGEKIVEFCKKYVEYGKRVIVAGLDMSFRAEPYEPVPELMSIADQVDKLHAICMICGKPAYASQRLINGEPAYYDDPLVMVGANENYEARCRRHHIVRHRTDKKGKIYFIVGTEINVGKKFVEKMYEEQLFENKKVTTIVIKGQMEENEKSDLIKLREKINLALVENDYIFVRITGGLLLKLEGSYSILDFMCEFRKNSEVIIVSKNKKGVLNQILLTVDLLKKSDLNLKEIVYKNGNSHAGEEKEENGVIEKISKITEVKYREL; this comes from the coding sequence ATGATACAAAATTCTAAAATAGGAACATTGGAAGTTGTTACTGGAAGCATGTTTTCAGGAAAAAGCGAGGAACTTATAAGAAGGCTTAGAAGAGCTGAGTATGCGAAGCAGAAAATTGTAGCATTTAAACATGCTATTGATAACAGATATGGAGAAGAGGGAGTATTTTCGCATGGGAATGACAGTTTTAGAGCATATCCCGTGAGTGATGTTTCTCAAATGGAAGAAATTATGGAAAAAAATGTTGATGCGGAAGTAATTGGAATTGATGAGGTTCAGTTTTTTGGGGAAAAAATAGTTGAGTTTTGTAAGAAGTATGTGGAATATGGGAAAAGAGTGATTGTCGCAGGGCTTGATATGAGCTTTAGGGCAGAGCCTTACGAGCCAGTGCCAGAACTTATGAGTATTGCCGATCAGGTGGATAAGCTTCACGCAATTTGCATGATTTGTGGAAAGCCTGCTTATGCGAGTCAGCGTCTTATAAATGGGGAGCCTGCTTATTATGATGATCCGCTGGTTATGGTTGGCGCAAATGAAAATTATGAGGCAAGATGCCGAAGGCATCATATTGTAAGGCACAGAACTGATAAAAAAGGAAAAATATATTTTATAGTCGGAACGGAAATTAACGTTGGAAAGAAATTTGTTGAAAAAATGTATGAAGAGCAGCTATTTGAAAATAAAAAAGTAACAACAATAGTTATAAAAGGGCAAATGGAGGAAAATGAAAAAAGTGATTTAATAAAATTGCGTGAAAAAATAAATTTAGCATTAGTTGAAAATGATTATATCTTTGTCAGAATTACTGGCGGGCTTTTGTTAAAGCTGGAAGGAAGCTACAGTATTCTAGACTTTATGTGTGAATTTAGAAAAAATTCAGAAGTTATCATTGTTTCAAAAAACAAAAAAGGTGTACTTAACCAGATTTTATTGACAGTTGACTTATTAAAAAAATCAGACTTGAACTTGAAGGAAATTGTTTATAAGAATGGGAATAGTCACGCTGGAGAAGAAAAGGAAGAAAATGGTGTTATTGAGAAAATATCGAAAATAACGGAAGTTAAATATAGAGAATTGTAA
- a CDS encoding ATP-dependent helicase, with amino-acid sequence MSSILDELNEEQRKAAEKIEGPVLILAGAGSGKTRTVTYRIAHMVKEIGISPLNILALTFTNKAAREMKERATALIGHEANNLVVSTFHSFSVRLLKTYSERIGYGRNFNIYDVDDQKSIITKIKKDMGIKDNDGVQPGKLANRISKLKEQGIGIKELEREIDMRIPANRLFAEIYQKYDEVLKANNAMDFSDLLLNARKLLDDAFVLERIQERYQYIVVDEYQDTNDIQYEMINMIAAKYRNICVVGDEDQSIYAFRGANINNILNFERDYKEAFTVKLERNYRSTKKILDTANELIKNNKSSKGKTLWTDGSDGEKIKIYNAMTVYDEADFIVTEMKKKKRDGADYKDMTILYRTNAQSRVLEEKLLSANIPYKIYGGMQFFQRKEIKDILAYLSLLNNKNDNHNFYRIINVPKRSVGEKTLEKIQEVANEKNISMLEALHYIDEIPVRASTKLALKEFYNLMQGIYSSLEEMSIKEIFDEILIKTRYIDSIEDNKEDRVRNIEELLNSITEIEKQNPSMTLNEYLDMISLSSATDEMEDDENYVKLMTIHSSKGLEFDYVFLAGMEDGLFPSISFDAPEEELEEERRLCYVAITRAKKELFISYSSSRKIWGKDDNLRRPSRFIYEMKQDNLEYVGGKYASLKGQSSSPRSFTPKIENFNPFSKDKLGIFGKKSGSQTTSNVNSKYKVGDVVNHKKFGRGKIKKVDAKSMVVEFMVGEKKIALVLADKILEK; translated from the coding sequence ATGAGCAGTATTTTAGATGAATTAAATGAAGAGCAGAGAAAAGCTGCGGAAAAAATAGAAGGGCCTGTATTGATACTGGCTGGAGCGGGAAGCGGTAAAACACGGACAGTTACTTATAGAATTGCACACATGGTAAAAGAAATAGGGATTTCACCGCTTAATATTCTGGCACTTACTTTTACGAATAAAGCGGCAAGAGAGATGAAGGAAAGGGCTACGGCACTTATTGGACATGAGGCGAATAATCTTGTAGTTTCTACATTTCACTCGTTTTCGGTAAGATTGCTTAAAACTTATTCTGAAAGAATTGGATATGGGCGAAATTTTAATATTTATGATGTGGATGATCAGAAGTCGATTATTACAAAAATAAAAAAGGATATGGGAATTAAGGATAATGATGGTGTTCAGCCGGGAAAACTTGCAAATAGAATTAGTAAATTGAAGGAACAGGGGATAGGAATTAAGGAGCTTGAACGTGAAATTGATATGAGAATTCCTGCGAACAGGCTTTTTGCCGAGATTTATCAGAAGTATGATGAAGTTTTGAAGGCAAATAATGCGATGGATTTTTCGGATTTGCTTTTGAATGCGAGAAAATTGCTGGATGATGCTTTTGTTCTGGAAAGAATACAGGAAAGGTATCAGTATATTGTGGTGGATGAGTATCAGGATACCAATGATATTCAGTATGAAATGATTAATATGATTGCAGCAAAATATCGAAATATCTGTGTCGTAGGAGATGAGGATCAGAGTATTTATGCATTTCGTGGGGCAAATATTAATAACATTCTGAATTTTGAGAGAGATTACAAGGAAGCATTTACAGTAAAATTGGAAAGAAATTATCGTTCTACAAAGAAAATACTGGATACAGCCAATGAACTTATTAAAAATAATAAAAGTTCAAAAGGGAAAACACTTTGGACAGATGGCTCAGATGGAGAAAAAATCAAGATTTATAATGCAATGACTGTTTATGATGAAGCAGATTTCATTGTGACAGAGATGAAGAAAAAGAAAAGAGACGGTGCCGATTACAAGGATATGACGATTTTGTACAGGACAAATGCACAGTCAAGAGTTCTGGAGGAAAAACTGTTGTCTGCAAATATTCCATATAAAATTTATGGCGGAATGCAGTTCTTTCAACGTAAGGAAATAAAGGATATTTTGGCATATTTGAGTCTTTTAAATAATAAAAATGATAATCATAATTTTTATCGTATAATTAATGTTCCCAAACGTTCTGTTGGAGAAAAGACACTGGAAAAAATACAGGAAGTTGCAAATGAAAAAAATATTTCGATGCTTGAAGCGCTTCACTACATTGATGAAATTCCTGTAAGAGCATCTACAAAACTGGCATTAAAGGAATTTTACAATTTAATGCAAGGTATTTACTCAAGCCTTGAAGAAATGTCAATTAAGGAAATATTTGATGAAATTCTTATAAAAACACGTTATATTGACTCAATTGAAGATAATAAGGAAGACAGAGTTAGAAATATTGAGGAATTGTTAAACAGTATTACTGAAATTGAAAAGCAAAATCCAAGCATGACCTTGAATGAATATCTTGATATGATTTCGTTAAGTTCAGCAACTGATGAAATGGAAGATGATGAAAATTATGTAAAACTTATGACAATTCATAGTTCTAAAGGACTAGAATTTGATTATGTCTTTCTTGCGGGAATGGAAGACGGGCTGTTCCCATCAATTTCTTTTGACGCTCCTGAAGAAGAGCTGGAAGAAGAGCGTAGACTTTGCTATGTTGCGATAACTCGTGCTAAAAAAGAACTGTTTATTTCCTATTCTTCATCAAGAAAAATTTGGGGAAAAGATGACAATTTACGTCGTCCATCAAGATTTATCTACGAAATGAAGCAAGACAATCTGGAATATGTGGGCGGAAAATACGCAAGCCTAAAAGGGCAATCTTCATCTCCAAGAAGTTTTACACCGAAAATAGAAAATTTTAATCCATTTTCTAAAGATAAACTGGGAATATTTGGTAAAAAATCAGGCTCTCAAACAACTTCAAATGTAAATTCTAAATATAAAGTTGGAGATGTTGTTAATCACAAGAAATTTGGGCGTGGAAAAATAAAAAAAGTGGATGCAAAAAGCATGGTTGTCGAATTTATGGTTGGAGAAAAGAAGATAGCGTTGGTACTGGCAGATAAAATTTTAGAAAAATAA
- a CDS encoding nicotinate phosphoribosyltransferase, with translation MKNLILSTDSYKITHPFQYPANMTYMHDYIESRGGLYGYVKFFGLQYYLMEYLTKKITNEMIDEAKEICELHGLPFFEEGWRYIVEKLDGKLPLRIRTVPEGSVVKNHNVLVTVESTDKNVPWIAGWVETLLLKVWYPITVATFSYKAKQIIKYFLEETSDNVESELKFKLHDFGYRGVSSEESAGIGGMAHLTNFYGTDTLNALVFARKYYNEKIAAYSVPASEHSTMTSWTQEYEKEAYENMLDKFPKGIVSIVLDSYNFFNAVENIIGKELREKILARDGMVTIRPDSGDAITNILFALESLEENFGYTVNSKGYKVINKVRILQGDGINEDTIWDIYKSLKDNKYSAENVTLGCGGSLLQGNEKSGINRDTHKFAMKCSCIKIGNEVRDVYKNPVTDKGKVSKKGRLDLIKNKNGEFETVNISDLPENQYHEDSVMECVFENGKILKTYTFEEVRKNESLLYNPSLIREVSE, from the coding sequence ATGAAAAATTTAATACTATCGACAGATTCTTATAAAATTACTCATCCATTTCAATATCCAGCAAATATGACGTATATGCACGATTATATCGAAAGCCGTGGTGGCTTGTACGGATATGTAAAATTTTTTGGACTGCAATATTATTTAATGGAATATTTAACAAAAAAAATTACAAATGAAATGATAGATGAAGCTAAGGAAATTTGTGAACTGCATGGATTGCCATTTTTTGAAGAGGGATGGAGATATATTGTAGAAAAACTGGACGGGAAATTGCCACTTAGAATTAGAACCGTGCCAGAAGGCAGTGTTGTAAAAAATCATAATGTGCTGGTTACAGTTGAATCAACTGACAAAAATGTGCCTTGGATTGCGGGCTGGGTGGAAACATTGCTGTTAAAAGTATGGTATCCAATTACAGTTGCAACATTTTCATACAAGGCAAAACAGATTATAAAATACTTTTTAGAGGAAACAAGTGATAATGTGGAGTCAGAATTGAAGTTTAAATTGCATGATTTTGGTTATCGTGGTGTTTCCAGCGAGGAAAGTGCCGGAATTGGCGGAATGGCTCATCTTACAAATTTTTATGGAACAGATACCTTAAATGCACTTGTCTTTGCCCGTAAATATTATAATGAAAAAATAGCCGCTTACAGCGTGCCTGCTTCTGAACATAGCACAATGACTTCATGGACTCAGGAATATGAAAAAGAGGCATACGAAAACATGCTTGATAAATTTCCAAAAGGAATTGTTTCAATCGTTCTTGACAGCTATAATTTTTTTAATGCGGTAGAAAATATTATTGGAAAAGAGCTGCGTGAAAAAATATTGGCAAGAGATGGAATGGTTACAATACGTCCAGATAGCGGAGATGCAATTACAAATATTTTATTTGCACTCGAAAGTCTGGAGGAGAATTTTGGGTATACTGTAAACTCCAAAGGATATAAAGTGATTAACAAAGTCCGTATTTTACAAGGTGATGGAATTAATGAAGATACAATCTGGGATATTTATAAATCTTTAAAGGATAATAAGTATTCTGCTGAGAATGTTACTTTGGGCTGCGGAGGATCTCTTTTGCAAGGAAATGAAAAATCTGGCATTAACAGGGATACTCATAAATTTGCCATGAAATGCAGCTGTATAAAAATTGGAAATGAAGTTAGAGATGTTTACAAAAATCCTGTTACAGATAAAGGAAAAGTCAGTAAAAAAGGACGGCTTGACCTGATAAAAAATAAAAATGGAGAATTTGAAACAGTAAATATTTCAGATTTACCTGAAAATCAATATCATGAAGATTCCGTAATGGAATGTGTTTTTGAAAATGGAAAAATTTTAAAAACATATACTTTTGAAGAAGTAAGAAAAAATGAAAGTTTATTGTATAATCCGAGTTTAATTAGAGAAGTATCAGAATAG
- the tpx gene encoding thiol peroxidase, whose protein sequence is MKKILLLGAAAVVLAACGNKPKIENETGKAGQNTEYTQYLDTLKADNNLKITMGKVPVTIVGKELKVGDKIREVPLVVNTKLEEKNIFEDKNIKVIYTAPSLDTKVCSLQTKQLNEAAKTHTNVKFYSVTVDTPFAQERFCTANEINGLKAVSDFKYHQFGIQNGFFIKEKGLLTRALMIVDENNNVKYIEYVSEEGKEADVDKALKFLENKLLKK, encoded by the coding sequence ATGAAAAAAATATTATTATTAGGAGCAGCTGCAGTAGTTCTGGCTGCCTGCGGAAATAAACCAAAAATAGAAAATGAAACAGGAAAGGCAGGACAGAATACAGAATATACACAATATTTGGATACTTTAAAAGCTGATAATAATTTAAAAATCACAATGGGAAAAGTTCCTGTAACAATTGTTGGAAAAGAATTAAAAGTTGGAGATAAAATAAGGGAAGTACCTTTAGTTGTAAATACAAAATTAGAAGAAAAAAATATTTTTGAAGATAAAAATATAAAAGTAATTTATACGGCACCGTCACTTGATACAAAAGTTTGTTCACTGCAGACAAAACAGTTAAATGAAGCAGCAAAAACTCATACAAATGTGAAATTTTACTCGGTAACAGTTGACACTCCATTTGCTCAGGAAAGATTCTGTACTGCCAATGAAATTAATGGATTAAAAGCAGTTTCTGACTTTAAATATCATCAATTTGGTATTCAAAATGGATTTTTCATAAAGGAAAAAGGGCTTTTAACAAGAGCATTGATGATAGTGGATGAAAATAATAATGTGAAATATATTGAATACGTATCTGAGGAAGGAAAAGAGGCAGATGTCGATAAGGCATTGAAATTTTTGGAAAATAAGTTGCTAAAAAAATAA
- a CDS encoding alanine/glycine:cation symporter family protein, with protein sequence MLEIIKNFNEFFWGVILIVLLVGTGVFYTFRLKFIQVREFKSGLKHLTSGFDLSGEKADNNGMSSFQALATAIAAQVGTGNLAGAATAIVSGGPGAIFWMWVSAFFGMATIYSEAVLSQIFKQKKDGEMTGGPAYYIETLFKGGKAAKFLAGFFAVSCVLSLGFMGNAVQANSVGDAFHNAFHVPTVITGIFLAILSGFIFFGGVKRIASVTEKIVPIMAVLYVVICVLIIGLNIGNAGLAFKAIFVNAFSTKAVLGGFLGMGIKKAIRFGVARGLFSNEAGMGSTPHAHAIAKVKNPEDQGHVAIVTVFIDTFVILTLSALVILIADGKADGTGISLTQHAFHAVLGHFGVIFVAIALFFFAFSTIIGWYFFGEANVKYLFGKKALNIYRILVMICIIAGSLQKVDLVWELADMFNGLMVIPNLIALIGLRNLVVEVTKKDPLLID encoded by the coding sequence ATGTTAGAAATTATTAAAAATTTTAATGAATTTTTTTGGGGAGTTATTTTAATTGTTTTGTTAGTTGGAACGGGAGTATTTTATACATTTCGGCTAAAATTTATTCAAGTTAGGGAGTTTAAAAGCGGTTTGAAACACTTGACGAGCGGATTTGATTTAAGCGGAGAAAAGGCGGATAATAATGGAATGTCGTCGTTTCAGGCTTTAGCAACAGCTATTGCAGCGCAAGTTGGAACAGGAAATCTCGCAGGAGCGGCAACAGCGATTGTATCAGGAGGACCAGGGGCAATATTCTGGATGTGGGTAAGTGCATTTTTTGGAATGGCAACTATCTATTCAGAAGCAGTATTAAGTCAGATTTTTAAACAGAAAAAAGATGGAGAAATGACAGGAGGCCCAGCCTACTACATTGAAACATTATTTAAAGGAGGAAAAGCGGCCAAATTTCTGGCAGGATTCTTTGCGGTTTCATGTGTACTGTCTTTAGGATTCATGGGAAATGCGGTTCAGGCAAATTCAGTAGGAGATGCTTTTCATAACGCTTTTCATGTTCCGACTGTTATAACAGGTATATTTTTGGCAATTTTATCCGGATTTATATTTTTTGGAGGAGTGAAGAGGATTGCTTCGGTTACTGAGAAAATAGTACCTATTATGGCGGTTTTATACGTTGTTATATGTGTGCTTATTATTGGGCTAAATATTGGAAATGCAGGCTTGGCATTTAAGGCAATTTTTGTAAATGCTTTTTCTACAAAGGCTGTTTTAGGTGGATTTTTAGGAATGGGAATAAAAAAAGCAATAAGATTTGGGGTAGCAAGGGGGCTGTTTTCAAATGAGGCTGGAATGGGTTCAACTCCACATGCTCACGCAATTGCAAAGGTTAAAAATCCTGAAGATCAAGGGCACGTTGCAATTGTTACAGTTTTTATTGACACTTTTGTAATTTTGACATTGTCAGCATTAGTAATTTTGATTGCAGACGGAAAAGCAGATGGAACTGGGATTTCATTGACACAGCACGCATTTCACGCAGTATTGGGGCATTTTGGAGTAATATTTGTTGCTATTGCGTTATTCTTTTTTGCGTTTTCTACTATAATTGGATGGTATTTCTTTGGGGAAGCTAATGTGAAATATCTGTTTGGTAAAAAAGCGCTTAATATTTATAGAATTTTAGTAATGATTTGCATAATTGCCGGTTCACTTCAAAAAGTTGATTTAGTGTGGGAACTGGCTGATATGTTTAATGGACTTATGGTAATTCCGAATTTGATAGCATTGATTGGACTGCGTAATCTGGTAGTAGAAGTCACGAAGAAAGATCCGCTATTAATAGATTAG